The following are from one region of the Vicinamibacterales bacterium genome:
- a CDS encoding OsmC family protein, with amino-acid sequence MKAPTTVEIVWERDLVFAGHSAAASMVLDSAGEAGPSPVQALVFALAGCMGMDLVHILRKARLDLRGLRVAVVAERAQDNPHRVTAVTLDFTVTGAVPKDQVQRAIDLSHDKYCSVWHSMREDIAFESRFSVAP; translated from the coding sequence ATGAAGGCTCCGACGACCGTCGAGATCGTGTGGGAACGTGACCTCGTGTTCGCCGGCCACTCGGCCGCGGCCTCGATGGTTCTCGATAGCGCGGGGGAGGCGGGTCCCTCTCCCGTACAGGCGCTGGTGTTCGCGCTGGCCGGCTGCATGGGGATGGACCTCGTCCACATCCTCCGCAAGGCGCGCCTCGACCTGCGCGGGCTCCGCGTCGCCGTCGTCGCGGAGCGGGCGCAGGACAATCCGCATCGCGTGACGGCAGTCACGCTGGACTTCACGGTCACGGGCGCCGTGCCGAAGGACCAGGTGCAGCGCGCCATCGATCTGTCCCACGACAAATACTGCTCGGTCTGGCACTCGATGCGGGAAGACATCGCGTTCGAGAGCCGCTTTTCCGTGGCCCCATGA
- a CDS encoding GDSL-type esterase/lipase family protein, translating into MIVLLLIAALLPHMTQVSRVRIVAMGDSTTAGTPAFKSPREAPPGGSGDETSQYAYWLMRAHPEWEVVNQGINAQRSDQIAARFDADVLAQKPRVVVIVAGVNDVYQGRPAQHVIDQLQSMYRRAHAAGIRVVAGTIIPYNTATPDQNARMKAINDWIRGRAGQGDPPVTVVDTRAAVAAADNPDMLASSPDQLHPDAAGYRRMADAIAPAILRALHP; encoded by the coding sequence GTGATCGTCCTGCTGCTGATTGCCGCCTTGCTGCCGCACATGACGCAGGTCTCGCGCGTCCGGATCGTCGCGATGGGGGACTCGACGACGGCGGGGACGCCGGCGTTCAAGTCGCCGCGCGAGGCGCCGCCGGGCGGCAGCGGCGACGAGACCAGCCAGTACGCCTACTGGCTGATGCGCGCGCATCCCGAGTGGGAGGTCGTGAATCAGGGGATCAACGCGCAGCGCAGCGATCAGATTGCCGCGCGGTTCGACGCGGACGTCCTCGCGCAGAAGCCTCGGGTCGTCGTCATCGTCGCCGGAGTGAACGACGTGTATCAGGGGCGTCCCGCCCAACACGTCATCGATCAGCTGCAGTCGATGTACCGGCGCGCCCATGCCGCGGGCATCCGGGTCGTCGCCGGCACGATCATTCCCTACAACACCGCGACCCCCGATCAGAACGCGCGGATGAAGGCGATCAACGACTGGATCCGCGGGCGCGCCGGACAAGGGGATCCGCCAGTGACCGTCGTCGACACGCGCGCAGCCGTCGCGGCCGCGGACAATCCCGACATGCTGGCGAGCTCACCGGATCAGTTGCACCCGGACGCAGCAGGCTATCGCAGGATGGCGGACGCCATCGCACCGGCGATTCTGCGCGCCCTCCACCCATAA
- a CDS encoding FTR1 family protein translates to MKTVMFQAFVITLREGLEAFLIIAISLAYLRKTGRRELIPAIHWGIGASILLSIGAGLLLAQARNQALWEGILGIVAAVLVASLTVHMWRAGRHMKREIEGRLAASSVRVGRAAFWGVFGFTLLMITREGMETAMLMNALIFQMHAMDIVAGAAAGTLISAFIAYLWSRYGHRINLGRFFQVTAVFLLVFVVQLLIYGFHELAEANVLPNSEALHWATEPYGPDGAYGQYLTYLLVAMPLGWLALSTIFKRNPRSQSQAA, encoded by the coding sequence TTGAAAACAGTCATGTTCCAGGCGTTCGTCATCACCTTGCGTGAAGGCCTCGAAGCCTTCCTGATCATTGCCATCAGTCTCGCCTACCTCCGCAAGACCGGGCGCCGGGAGCTGATCCCGGCGATTCATTGGGGAATCGGCGCCTCCATCCTGCTGAGCATCGGCGCCGGGCTGCTGTTGGCGCAGGCGCGGAACCAGGCGCTCTGGGAGGGGATCCTCGGCATCGTCGCCGCGGTGCTCGTCGCGTCGTTGACGGTGCACATGTGGCGGGCGGGGCGTCACATGAAGCGCGAGATCGAAGGACGGCTGGCCGCCTCATCCGTTCGCGTCGGCCGCGCGGCGTTCTGGGGCGTGTTCGGCTTCACGCTGCTGATGATCACCCGTGAAGGCATGGAGACCGCCATGCTGATGAACGCGCTGATCTTCCAGATGCACGCGATGGACATCGTCGCGGGCGCCGCCGCCGGGACGCTGATCTCGGCGTTCATCGCGTATCTGTGGTCGCGGTACGGCCACCGCATCAATCTCGGCCGCTTCTTCCAGGTCACCGCGGTGTTCCTGCTCGTCTTCGTGGTGCAGCTCCTGATCTACGGCTTCCACGAGCTTGCGGAAGCCAACGTGCTGCCGAACAGCGAAGCGCTGCACTGGGCCACGGAACCGTACGGGCCCGACGGCGCCTACGGTCAGTACCTAACCTACCTGCTCGTCGCGATGCCGCTCGGCTGGCTCGCGCTCTCGACGATCTTCAAGCGCAATCCCCGCTCGCAATCGCAGGCGGCCTGA
- a CDS encoding membrane dipeptidase, with translation MLGLSLLAVLAMPSLPAQSNPIERARALHRQAPVIDGHNDYPWALREHDPARDLDKLDIRVSQPSIMTDIPRLKAGGVGGQFWSVYVPATLQGQSAVTATLEQIDIVHRMVRKYPDTFELASTAADVTRIRKAGRIASLIGMEGGHSIDNSLANLRMFYRLGARYMTITHSLNTPWADSATDTPKSNGLSPFGEEVVREMNWLGMLVDLSHVSPETMADALRVTQAPVIFSHSDARALNDHPRNVPDEILKQMPKNGGVVMVTFVPGFVSPKVNEWNRRQTAEQEKISKTTGNQPDLVKSAMAQWTASNPAPEATIAEVADHVDHIRKIAGVDHIGVGGDFDGITQTVKNLDNVSAYPALTAELMRRGYSDADLRKILGRNVLRVMSEVEKVSARLQKQRGPSVALFPAAPAAAQSVPVQAPIAITLERTACFGFCPVYTVTLRDDGTVTYNGRQHVKVTGNHTWKIDPAAVRALAQEMQDEGFFDLQDEYRSLMTDHPTVFTTLSAGGRSKRVLDYVAGPQKLKDFEAKIDQIAGTQKYVKGDDKLAAAVMAGDENAVRALLAAGADARGADEHRVTLVMRAAEAGNAEIVRLLLAAGGDPTARDRDGRNAADRARDGLAGGKARQYELILKLLVDEIEVSGSSGDRVIG, from the coding sequence ATGCTCGGCCTTTCCCTGCTGGCGGTGCTCGCGATGCCTTCTCTCCCGGCCCAGTCGAACCCGATCGAGCGCGCCCGCGCGCTGCACCGGCAGGCGCCGGTCATCGACGGCCACAACGATTACCCGTGGGCCCTGCGCGAGCACGATCCCGCGCGCGATCTCGACAAGCTCGACATCCGCGTCTCGCAGCCGTCGATCATGACCGACATCCCGCGCCTGAAAGCGGGCGGCGTCGGCGGACAGTTCTGGTCGGTCTACGTCCCCGCGACGCTCCAGGGACAGAGCGCCGTCACGGCCACGCTCGAGCAGATCGACATCGTCCATCGCATGGTGCGCAAGTACCCCGACACGTTCGAGCTGGCGTCGACGGCCGCCGACGTCACCCGGATCCGGAAGGCCGGCCGGATCGCGTCGCTGATCGGCATGGAAGGCGGCCACTCGATCGACAACTCGCTCGCCAACCTGCGGATGTTCTATCGCCTCGGCGCGCGCTACATGACGATCACCCACTCGCTCAACACGCCGTGGGCCGACTCGGCGACCGACACGCCGAAGAGCAACGGGCTGTCGCCGTTCGGCGAAGAGGTCGTGCGCGAGATGAACTGGCTGGGAATGCTGGTCGATCTGAGCCACGTCTCCCCCGAGACCATGGCCGACGCGCTGCGCGTCACCCAGGCGCCGGTGATCTTTTCGCACTCGGACGCGCGCGCGCTCAACGACCATCCGCGCAACGTGCCCGACGAGATCCTGAAGCAGATGCCGAAGAACGGCGGGGTCGTCATGGTCACGTTCGTGCCCGGTTTCGTCTCGCCGAAAGTGAACGAGTGGAACAGGCGGCAGACGGCGGAGCAAGAGAAGATCTCGAAGACGACCGGCAACCAGCCGGATCTCGTGAAGAGCGCCATGGCGCAGTGGACGGCGTCGAATCCCGCGCCCGAAGCGACGATCGCGGAAGTGGCGGACCACGTCGATCACATCCGCAAGATCGCGGGCGTCGATCACATCGGCGTCGGCGGCGACTTCGACGGGATTACGCAGACGGTCAAGAACCTCGACAACGTGTCGGCGTACCCCGCGCTGACCGCGGAGCTGATGCGCCGCGGGTACAGCGATGCCGACCTGCGGAAGATCCTCGGCCGGAACGTGCTGCGCGTCATGAGCGAGGTCGAGAAGGTCTCGGCCCGTCTGCAGAAACAGCGCGGACCGTCCGTCGCGCTCTTCCCGGCCGCGCCGGCCGCGGCGCAGTCCGTGCCGGTGCAGGCGCCGATCGCCATCACGCTCGAGCGGACCGCCTGTTTCGGCTTCTGCCCCGTGTACACCGTCACGCTTCGCGACGACGGGACTGTCACCTACAACGGGCGCCAGCACGTGAAGGTGACCGGCAATCACACGTGGAAGATCGATCCTGCCGCCGTCCGCGCGCTCGCCCAGGAGATGCAGGACGAGGGCTTCTTCGACCTGCAGGACGAATACCGGTCGCTCATGACCGATCACCCGACCGTGTTCACGACGCTGTCAGCCGGAGGGCGCAGCAAGAGGGTGCTGGATTACGTGGCCGGCCCGCAGAAGCTGAAGGACTTCGAAGCGAAGATCGATCAGATCGCCGGCACGCAGAAGTACGTCAAGGGGGACGACAAGCTGGCGGCGGCAGTCATGGCCGGAGACGAGAACGCGGTGCGCGCGCTGCTCGCCGCGGGGGCGGACGCGAGGGGCGCAGACGAGCATCGCGTCACCCTGGTGATGCGCGCGGCGGAAGCGGGGAACGCCGAGATCGTTCGCCTGCTGCTCGCCGCCGGCGGCGATCCGACGGCGCGGGACCGTGACGGCCGCAACGCCGCGGATCGCGCGCGCGACGGACTCGCCGGCGGCAAGGCGCGGCAGTACGAGCTGATCCTCAAGCTGCTGGTCGACGAGATCGAAGTCAGCGGGTCGTCGGGTGATCGGGTGATCGGGTGA
- a CDS encoding carbon starvation protein A, with product MRALYVILPILGILAIAYRYYSAFIAARVMCLDDRRPTPAHVRPDGHNYHVTTRWVLFGHHFAAIAGAGPLIGPVLAAQFGYAPGLIWLVGGVCLAGAVHDMIILWASTRRGGASLADIARSEIGPVAGTTAALAILFIVIIALAGLGLAVVNALEHSAWGTFTIGMSIPLALFVGWYMYRLRPGKITEATIIGVAGLLLCVVLGKPLAGSSLGHYFEFTRTQLIVLMAGYGFIASVLPVWLLLAPRDYLSSFMKIGTIGLLILGVIVVNPVLEMPAFSQFVGGGGPIVPGPLFPFAFITIACGAISGFHSLISSGTTPKMVDKESDIRPIGYGAMLMEGLVGIVSIIAASAMHPGDYFAINTPPAVFAQLGLQVTNLPALEAAVQETVAGRTGGAVSLAIGMAQIFAGLPGMRQLVDYWYHFAIMFEALFILTTIDAGTRVARFLVGEFLGRAYTPFSRHDWLPGAVVSTLLVVGAWAYFIWAGSISTIWPMFGIANQLLAAVALAVGTTVIINAGRARYAWVTIAPLAFVSITTLTAGALSVRDNFYPMAVGPDPARHFQGYLNSTLTIVMMACVIVILSSAVLRWVRVLNGTLKPAEAV from the coding sequence ATGCGGGCCCTTTACGTCATTCTGCCCATCCTCGGGATCCTCGCCATCGCCTACCGCTACTACAGCGCGTTCATCGCCGCGCGGGTGATGTGCCTCGACGACCGCCGGCCGACGCCGGCGCACGTCCGCCCCGACGGGCACAACTACCACGTGACGACGCGCTGGGTGCTGTTCGGGCACCACTTCGCCGCCATCGCCGGCGCCGGCCCCCTGATCGGCCCGGTGCTCGCCGCACAGTTCGGCTACGCCCCCGGGCTCATCTGGCTGGTTGGCGGCGTCTGTCTGGCCGGCGCCGTGCACGACATGATCATCCTCTGGGCGTCGACACGCCGCGGCGGCGCGTCGCTCGCCGACATCGCCCGCTCGGAGATCGGCCCCGTCGCCGGAACCACCGCCGCCCTCGCCATCCTCTTCATCGTCATCATCGCGCTTGCCGGCCTCGGCCTGGCGGTGGTCAACGCTCTCGAGCACAGCGCGTGGGGCACCTTCACGATCGGGATGTCGATCCCGCTCGCGCTCTTCGTCGGCTGGTACATGTACCGCCTCCGGCCCGGAAAGATCACCGAAGCCACGATCATCGGCGTGGCCGGGCTGCTGCTGTGCGTGGTCCTCGGCAAACCGCTGGCCGGCTCCTCCCTCGGGCACTACTTCGAGTTCACCCGCACGCAATTGATCGTGCTGATGGCCGGGTACGGATTCATCGCGTCCGTGCTGCCGGTGTGGCTGCTGCTCGCGCCGCGCGACTACCTCAGCTCGTTCATGAAGATCGGCACCATCGGGCTGCTGATCCTCGGCGTCATCGTCGTCAACCCGGTGCTGGAGATGCCCGCGTTCTCGCAGTTCGTCGGCGGCGGCGGACCGATCGTTCCCGGCCCCCTCTTCCCGTTCGCGTTCATCACCATCGCGTGCGGCGCGATCTCCGGGTTCCACTCGCTGATCTCGTCGGGGACGACGCCGAAGATGGTGGACAAGGAATCCGACATCCGGCCGATCGGCTACGGCGCGATGCTCATGGAGGGACTCGTCGGGATCGTGTCGATCATCGCCGCCAGCGCGATGCATCCGGGCGACTACTTCGCCATCAACACCCCGCCCGCGGTGTTCGCCCAGCTCGGGCTCCAGGTGACGAACCTGCCGGCGCTCGAGGCCGCCGTGCAGGAGACCGTCGCCGGCCGCACCGGCGGCGCGGTGTCGCTCGCCATCGGCATGGCGCAGATCTTCGCCGGCCTGCCCGGCATGCGCCAGCTCGTCGACTACTGGTACCACTTCGCGATCATGTTCGAGGCGCTGTTCATCCTCACCACGATCGACGCCGGCACGCGCGTGGCGCGGTTCCTCGTCGGCGAGTTCCTCGGCCGCGCCTACACGCCCTTCTCGCGCCACGACTGGCTGCCCGGCGCGGTGGTCTCGACCCTGCTGGTGGTCGGCGCCTGGGCCTACTTCATCTGGGCCGGCAGCATCTCCACCATCTGGCCGATGTTCGGCATCGCCAACCAGCTGCTCGCCGCGGTTGCGCTGGCGGTGGGCACGACGGTGATCATCAACGCCGGCCGCGCCCGCTATGCGTGGGTGACGATCGCGCCGCTGGCGTTCGTCTCGATCACCACGCTCACCGCGGGCGCGCTGAGCGTGCGCGACAACTTCTACCCGATGGCGGTCGGCCCGGATCCCGCCAGGCACTTCCAGGGGTATCTGAACTCGACCCTGACGATCGTGATGATGGCGTGCGTGATCGTGATCCTGTCGAGCGCCGTGCTGCGGTGGGTGAGGGTGTTGAACGGGACGCTGAAGCCCGCGGAGGCAGTGTAG
- a CDS encoding heparan-alpha-glucosaminide N-acetyltransferase domain-containing protein, producing the protein MTSPATRRSYLDVLRGIAVLIMIEAHVIDAWTRAADRGSRAFGQSLILGGFGAPLFLFLAGIGVVLSAGSKARRSGDPAAASRAVQKRGLQIFALAFLFRLQSYVLGGFTAPAWTMLKVDILNIMGPAMIAAAALWALARGPVRRGAAYTAAAIALVFLTPAIRDIAALAVLPDPVEAYLRPIPGLNNFTFFPWVAFVMAGAAVGVILEAAGTAAADRRVNVALGLTGAALAWIAYEASFLPPLDPRSRFWTTSASFFFLRLGLMVAALGAAWLWEQRPTAGRRWSPLQLLGRTSLFIYWVHVELVYGLISRPLHGAFSLPAAWAALAAFWAAMIWLAAQKQRLWDKYVQRRRLHGKLSEKVLALMF; encoded by the coding sequence ATGACGTCCCCCGCCACCCGGCGGTCTTACCTGGACGTCCTGCGCGGCATCGCCGTGCTGATCATGATCGAGGCGCATGTGATCGACGCGTGGACGCGCGCCGCCGATCGCGGCTCGCGGGCCTTCGGTCAGTCGCTGATTCTCGGCGGCTTCGGTGCGCCGCTGTTCCTGTTTCTCGCCGGCATCGGAGTCGTCCTGTCCGCCGGATCGAAAGCGCGCCGCAGCGGCGATCCCGCGGCCGCCTCGCGCGCCGTGCAGAAGCGCGGCCTGCAGATCTTCGCGCTCGCCTTCCTCTTCCGCCTGCAGTCCTACGTCCTCGGCGGTTTCACTGCGCCGGCCTGGACGATGCTGAAGGTGGACATCCTCAACATCATGGGACCGGCAATGATCGCGGCGGCGGCGCTGTGGGCGCTGGCGCGCGGTCCGGTGCGCCGCGGCGCCGCTTACACGGCGGCGGCGATCGCGCTGGTGTTCCTGACGCCGGCGATCCGCGACATCGCCGCCCTCGCCGTCCTGCCGGATCCCGTCGAGGCCTATCTGCGGCCGATCCCGGGTCTGAACAACTTCACGTTCTTTCCATGGGTGGCGTTCGTGATGGCCGGGGCGGCCGTCGGCGTGATTCTCGAGGCCGCCGGCACTGCGGCCGCGGATCGCCGGGTCAACGTCGCCCTGGGGCTGACGGGGGCGGCGCTCGCGTGGATTGCCTACGAAGCGTCGTTTCTGCCGCCGCTCGACCCGCGATCGCGCTTCTGGACGACCTCGGCGAGCTTCTTCTTCCTGCGCCTGGGTCTGATGGTGGCGGCGCTCGGGGCTGCCTGGCTGTGGGAACAGCGGCCGACGGCGGGGCGGCGGTGGAGCCCGCTGCAACTGCTCGGGCGCACGTCGCTGTTCATCTACTGGGTGCACGTGGAGCTCGTCTACGGGCTGATTTCACGTCCGCTTCACGGCGCGTTTTCGCTGCCGGCGGCGTGGGCGGCGCTGGCGGCGTTCTGGGCGGCGATGATCTGGCTGGCGGCGCAGAAGCAGCGGCTGTGGGATAAGTACGTGCAGCGGCGGCGTTTACACGGGAAGCTCAGCGAGAAGGTTCTAGCCTTGATGTTCTAG
- a CDS encoding DinB family protein, which produces MDEKRLFTGFWNKESKTTHKVLARIPDGSDYRPDPKSRTAKEIAWQIVCEEGMLIDALETGKAEWAPQPAPATMQELVDAYEKQSAAIETRLAALPDAKWTGALEFFGQQRPAAPMAWSFLFDIVHHRGQITTYLRPMGSKVPQIYGPSGDEP; this is translated from the coding sequence ATGGACGAGAAGCGGCTCTTTACCGGGTTCTGGAACAAGGAATCGAAGACGACGCACAAGGTGCTGGCGCGGATCCCGGACGGATCCGATTACCGGCCGGATCCGAAGTCGCGGACAGCCAAGGAAATCGCCTGGCAGATCGTCTGCGAGGAGGGCATGCTCATCGACGCGCTGGAGACCGGCAAGGCCGAATGGGCCCCGCAGCCCGCCCCGGCGACGATGCAGGAGCTGGTCGACGCGTACGAGAAACAGAGCGCCGCCATCGAAACGCGGCTCGCGGCGCTGCCTGACGCGAAGTGGACCGGCGCCCTCGAGTTCTTCGGCCAGCAGCGTCCGGCCGCGCCCATGGCATGGAGCTTCCTCTTCGACATCGTCCACCACCGCGGCCAGATCACGACGTATCTCCGCCCCATGGGCTCGAAGGTGCCGCAGATCTACGGCCCGAGCGGCGACGAACCCTAG
- a CDS encoding VWA domain-containing protein, translating into MRRIIPVLTALALTAPIAAQNQTIKVSTASVPVYVTVTDTERRLVPDLTIDDFEILDNGKPQAINVFENKPVPITTTVMIDTSGSMTGILSFVKDGAEQFLIRLLPDDKAQVGEFSDKIKFHPGTFIDDRDRLIYLLKHELDFGYPTRLYDAVDESLTQLEPETGRKVVLVFTDGDDTASKVGLGRVMDRAREKDVMVYAVGLVNEYFNGQQRVRSAPDRGLKKLAEDTGGGFFELKKTADLGETFTRVAQELHSQYVLGFSPQALDGKVHKLEVRVKKSGMNARARKSYVAAASVGTK; encoded by the coding sequence ATGCGACGGATCATCCCTGTCCTCACCGCGCTGGCGCTGACCGCGCCGATTGCGGCCCAGAACCAGACCATCAAGGTCTCCACCGCCTCAGTCCCGGTCTACGTGACCGTCACCGATACGGAGCGCCGTCTCGTCCCGGATCTGACCATCGACGACTTCGAGATCCTCGACAACGGCAAGCCCCAGGCGATCAACGTCTTCGAGAACAAGCCGGTGCCGATCACCACCACGGTGATGATCGACACCAGCGGCAGCATGACGGGGATCCTCAGCTTCGTGAAGGATGGAGCCGAGCAGTTCCTCATCCGTCTCCTGCCGGACGACAAGGCGCAGGTCGGCGAGTTCAGCGACAAGATCAAGTTCCATCCCGGGACGTTCATCGACGATCGGGATCGGCTGATCTACCTGCTGAAGCACGAGCTGGACTTCGGGTACCCGACGCGCCTCTACGACGCGGTCGACGAAAGCCTGACGCAGCTCGAGCCGGAGACGGGCCGGAAGGTCGTGCTGGTGTTCACCGACGGGGACGACACGGCGAGCAAGGTCGGGCTCGGGCGGGTGATGGACCGCGCCCGCGAGAAGGACGTGATGGTGTACGCGGTGGGGCTCGTGAACGAGTACTTCAACGGGCAGCAGCGCGTGCGCAGCGCGCCGGATCGCGGGCTGAAGAAGCTCGCCGAAGATACCGGCGGCGGCTTCTTCGAACTGAAGAAAACCGCCGACCTCGGCGAGACCTTCACGCGGGTCGCGCAGGAACTGCACAGCCAGTACGTCCTGGGGTTCTCGCCACAGGCGCTGGACGGCAAGGTCCACAAGCTCGAAGTGCGCGTGAAGAAGAGCGGGATGAATGCCCGCGCGCGAAAGAGTTACGTCGCCGCGGCCTCAGTGGGAACGAAGTGA